One window of the Montipora foliosa isolate CH-2021 chromosome 4, ASM3666993v2, whole genome shotgun sequence genome contains the following:
- the LOC137999405 gene encoding uncharacterized protein, producing the protein METADEQTSQMEKKQSNALGYGRNKATDVQQKENSHGLPKSGLRNNRCGLCGGNYPHQGTCPAQGKKCLNCGKMNHFSKVCLGKPNNRSKSLHPRKTSRGKYHVRSADVEESPSSEMSSLVGVDSDNSEEYTFNIGAQGHEAGKPIFQVTIMNTPTRIMADSGATVNMLSKRDFDCLKSKPQLVETSAKVYPYMSDKPLTLCGKFRATVTNGSSSSVETFYVAKGSSSSILCWTTSQALNLIKAVSTVKPPVSLPPDAPDFLKEFPNLTSGMGKYKGEPARIHVDESVKLVAQPHRRVPFHVRKQVEEELKQLENGDIIERLEAS; encoded by the coding sequence ATGGAAACCGCTGACGAACAGACCAGTCAGATGGAGAAAAAGCAATCCAATGCACTGGGCTATGGTAGAAATAAAGCAACCGACGTTCAGCAGAAAGAGAATTCTCATGGTCTACCAAAGTCTGGATTGCGTAACAATAGGTGTGGTTTATGTGGTGGAAATTACCCACATCAAGGAACTTGCCCTGCTCAAGGTAAAAAGTGTTTGAACTGTGGCAAAATGAACCATTTCTCCAAAGTTTGTCTTGGCAAACCCAATAATCGGTCCAAATCTTTGCATCCAAGGAAAACGTCAAGAGGTAAATACCATGTCAGGTCTGCAGATGTTGAAGAGTCTCCGAGTAGTGAAATGTCATCTCTAGTTGGTGTTGATAGTGACAACAGTGAAGAGTATACTTTTAACATTGGTGCACAGGGACACGAAGCTGGCAAGCCTATCTTTCAGGTCACCATCATGAACACACCAACCCGCATTATGGCAGATTCAGGAGCAACCGTGAATATGTTAAGCAAGAGAGACTTTGATTGCCTTAAATCAAAGCCACAACTGGTTGAAACAAGTGCCAAAGTGTATCCGTACATGTCTGATAAGCCACTAACCCTGTGTGGAAAGTTCCGAGCTACTGTCACCAATGGTAGCAGTTCATCCGTGGAAACATTCTATGTCGCAAAGGGTTCATCAAGCTCCATACTTTGCTGGACAACCTCACAAGCATTAAATCTTATTAAAGCTGTTAGTACGGTCAAACCTCCTGTTAGCCTACCTCCTGATGCCCCAGATTTTCTCAAGGAATTTCCTAATCTAACCAGTGGAATGGGCAAGTACAAAGGTGAACCAGCACGCATACATGTAGATGAATCTGTCAAACTTGTGGCTCAGCCACATCGCCGAGTCCCTTTCCATGTAAGAAAACAAGTGGAGGAAGAACTCAAACAGCTCGAAAATGGTGACATCATTGAACGCCTAGAAGCTAGCTAG